From Streptomyces sp. NBC_00775, one genomic window encodes:
- a CDS encoding ketoacyl-ACP synthase III, which yields MSKIKAPKGAPFARILGVGGYRPVRVVPNEVILETIDSSDEWIRSRSGIETRHWANDEETVAAMSIEASGKAIADAGINADQIGAVVVSTVSHFSQTPAVATEIADKLGTNKAAAFDISAGCAGFGYGLTLAKGMVVEGSAEYVLVIGVERLSDLTDLEDRATAFLFGDGAGAVVVGPSDEPHIGPTVWGSEGDKAGTIKQTVPWDQFRNGDISALPLDSKGEIKFPAITQEGQAVFRWAVFEMAKVAQQALDAAGITSDDLDVFIPHQANERIIDSMVKTLKLPAHVTVARDVRTTGNTSAASIPLAMERLLATGEAKSGDTALVIGFGAGLVYAATVVTLP from the coding sequence ATGTCGAAGATCAAGGCACCCAAGGGCGCTCCTTTCGCACGCATCCTCGGCGTCGGCGGCTACCGCCCCGTCCGGGTCGTGCCCAACGAGGTGATCCTGGAGACGATCGACTCGTCCGACGAGTGGATCCGTTCGCGCTCGGGCATCGAGACCCGGCACTGGGCGAACGACGAGGAGACCGTCGCCGCGATGTCGATCGAGGCGTCCGGCAAGGCCATCGCCGACGCCGGGATCAACGCCGACCAGATCGGCGCCGTGGTCGTCTCCACCGTGTCGCACTTCAGCCAGACCCCGGCCGTCGCCACCGAGATCGCCGACAAGCTCGGCACGAACAAGGCCGCCGCCTTCGACATCTCGGCCGGCTGCGCGGGCTTCGGCTACGGCCTCACCCTCGCCAAGGGCATGGTCGTCGAGGGTTCCGCGGAGTACGTCCTCGTCATCGGCGTCGAGCGCCTTTCCGACCTCACCGACCTGGAGGACCGTGCGACGGCCTTCCTGTTCGGTGACGGCGCGGGCGCGGTCGTCGTGGGCCCCTCGGACGAGCCGCACATCGGCCCGACCGTGTGGGGCAGCGAGGGTGACAAGGCGGGCACGATCAAGCAGACCGTGCCGTGGGACCAGTTCCGCAACGGTGACATCTCCGCCCTTCCGCTCGACTCCAAGGGCGAGATCAAGTTCCCTGCGATCACGCAGGAGGGCCAGGCGGTGTTCCGCTGGGCCGTGTTCGAGATGGCGAAGGTCGCCCAGCAGGCGCTGGACGCGGCCGGAATCACCTCGGACGACCTGGATGTCTTCATTCCCCACCAGGCCAACGAGCGGATCATCGACTCGATGGTGAAGACACTGAAACTGCCGGCGCATGTCACGGTCGCCCGCGACGTACGCACCACCGGCAACACGTCGGCCGCCTCGATCCCGCTCGCGATGGAGCGGCTCCTGGCTACCGGCGAGGCGAAGAGCGGCGACACCGCGCTCGTCATCGGCTTCGGGGCGGGTCTCGTGTACGCCGCCACGGTCGTTACCCTCCCCTAG
- a CDS encoding acyl carrier protein — translation MAATQEEIVEGLADIVNEIAGIPVEDVQLDKSFTDDLDVDSLSMVEVVVAAEERFDVKIPDDDVKNLKTVGDATSYILKHQA, via the coding sequence ATGGCCGCCACGCAGGAAGAGATCGTCGAAGGTCTCGCCGACATCGTCAACGAGATCGCCGGCATCCCGGTCGAGGACGTCCAGCTGGACAAGTCCTTCACCGACGACCTGGACGTCGACTCGCTGTCCATGGTCGAGGTCGTCGTCGCCGCCGAAGAGCGCTTCGACGTCAAGATCCCGGACGACGACGTCAAGAACCTCAAGACGGTCGGCGACGCGACCTCCTACATCCTCAAGCACCAGGCCTGA